The following are from one region of the Nostoc sp. 'Peltigera membranacea cyanobiont' N6 genome:
- a CDS encoding ribbon-helix-helix domain-containing protein: MGQTKKAKITFTCSHELREELEAVAGSEDRTLSNLVERLVTKALREYRQSSSTDQGKGAA, from the coding sequence ATGGGTCAAACCAAAAAAGCCAAAATAACTTTTACCTGCTCACACGAACTCAGAGAGGAACTGGAAGCTGTAGCCGGATCAGAGGATCGTACTTTGTCGAATCTAGTAGAGCGTTTGGTGACGAAAGCCCTACGAGAGTACAGGCAATCTTCTTCAACGGATCAAGGTAAGGGAGCAGCATGA
- a CDS encoding plasmid replication protein, CyRepA1 family, whose protein sequence is MKNSNYGLQKIEVTQRYEIISRPSDIEAHHWNEWLASAVDPGIIALNVISVSGTAAYDYLFYGQNVPRRNDGRLRDGVLKKYRHIEGNNWWCSGVDPLNDYSPMMWGGMKPDHPRRDLNKVLKFIKYEHPLRVPTRAFFLAVPDHIWESVAARYDLTISDEDRALGFWHWVWKYNISVVICEGAKKAGALLTLGYAAIALPGINSGYRNPKDEFGQPTGNLHLIPELQHFATLGRKFIICFDHDTKPETVQRVNIAISQTAKLLTKCGCQVLVTQWSYPEKGIDDLIAARGPAVTDEIIKLALTKEKWQVKEYSRLSIEAALVLNQRYLGALTIPETAKLILLKSVKGSGKTESFAAIVAEAIANGQPVILLSHRVQLAQAIADRVGIPYITEVRNSETGVLLGFALCVDSLHPNGQARFNALYWKEPLVIIDESEQVIWHLLSANTEVKKHRVEVLNQLSQLFKNAFAPGRGKVILADADLSDLSPEMVMGLAETNVTPWVVVNNWKGQPWNIYHYKQTTPVNWLAALEAHIKTGGKPFIAVDCQKAKSKWGTKVLEARFKKQFPDRKILRIDSETIADPQHEAYNCISRLNKVLLEYDIVLASPSIGTGVSIDIWGHFTSVWGCFRGVAPENATRQALARVREAIPRHLWVASHGLGKIGNGAINLKSLLACEHKRFQANLKLLQNASLIIDGDEININRTALNVFGKMACRINAGMIHYRDTVLEELGNEGHNIVDVHDNKIRKKLNNEITAQTNEVYNGECQDITAADTTDMTAAKYEALQQQRAKTTTERHIERKYKLEQRYGVDVTSELVKKDDQGYYPQLRLHFYLTLGRAKVADRDRKLGEKMLACKSAWLPDFNGGQLGLVIHALELFNIPNFIADDREFRGTDADLVQMANNALSVKWQVKTVLGITLNDNDSPIVILRRLLKKIGLKLKYICRDGTGERQRVYRVVDADDGRDKIFKNWLALDTAQA, encoded by the coding sequence GTGAAAAATAGTAATTATGGACTTCAAAAAATTGAAGTTACACAGAGGTACGAGATCATATCCCGTCCCTCTGACATAGAAGCGCACCATTGGAATGAATGGTTAGCCAGTGCTGTTGACCCTGGAATTATTGCGCTAAACGTCATTTCCGTATCGGGTACTGCCGCCTACGATTACCTGTTCTATGGTCAAAACGTCCCCCGCCGTAACGATGGACGACTCAGAGACGGGGTACTCAAGAAGTATCGCCACATAGAAGGTAATAACTGGTGGTGCAGTGGCGTTGACCCGCTTAACGATTATAGCCCCATGATGTGGGGCGGCATGAAGCCCGACCACCCCAGGCGCGACCTGAACAAAGTTCTTAAATTCATCAAGTATGAACATCCCCTAAGAGTGCCAACACGGGCATTCTTCCTGGCAGTACCAGATCACATCTGGGAGAGTGTGGCCGCACGATATGACTTGACCATTAGCGATGAAGATAGGGCATTAGGCTTCTGGCATTGGGTATGGAAGTACAACATCTCAGTTGTGATTTGTGAAGGGGCCAAAAAAGCAGGGGCATTACTCACATTGGGCTATGCAGCCATCGCCCTTCCTGGGATAAACAGTGGCTACCGCAATCCCAAAGATGAATTTGGGCAACCCACAGGTAATTTACACCTAATTCCAGAGTTGCAACACTTCGCCACCCTTGGACGTAAATTCATCATCTGCTTTGACCACGACACCAAGCCAGAAACAGTTCAACGGGTGAATATTGCCATTAGCCAAACCGCGAAACTGTTAACGAAGTGTGGCTGTCAAGTCCTAGTGACACAGTGGAGTTACCCCGAAAAAGGCATTGATGACTTAATTGCCGCCAGGGGGCCAGCTGTTACTGATGAAATTATAAAACTAGCACTGACAAAAGAAAAATGGCAGGTCAAAGAGTACAGCCGACTCTCAATTGAGGCGGCACTCGTCCTCAATCAGCGTTACCTGGGAGCATTGACCATCCCGGAAACCGCTAAACTGATTTTACTCAAATCCGTTAAAGGTTCTGGTAAAACCGAGTCATTTGCCGCGATCGTTGCTGAGGCGATCGCCAACGGTCAACCGGTTATCCTCTTATCGCACAGGGTACAGTTAGCCCAAGCGATCGCGGATCGGGTAGGCATCCCCTACATCACCGAAGTCAGAAACAGCGAAACAGGAGTTTTACTCGGTTTTGCGCTGTGTGTAGACAGTTTACACCCCAACGGTCAAGCCAGATTTAACGCCCTTTACTGGAAAGAACCCCTAGTAATCATTGACGAATCCGAGCAGGTGATCTGGCATTTGCTCTCTGCCAACACTGAAGTTAAGAAGCATCGAGTTGAAGTCCTCAACCAACTTTCCCAGTTGTTCAAAAATGCCTTCGCTCCAGGACGTGGTAAAGTCATCCTGGCTGATGCTGACTTATCTGATTTATCACCAGAAATGGTTATGGGTCTAGCAGAAACCAACGTTACCCCTTGGGTGGTGGTCAACAACTGGAAGGGTCAACCCTGGAACATCTACCACTACAAACAAACTACCCCGGTTAATTGGTTAGCTGCTCTGGAAGCCCACATCAAAACCGGGGGTAAGCCCTTTATTGCCGTTGATTGCCAAAAAGCTAAATCCAAATGGGGAACCAAAGTCTTAGAAGCGAGGTTCAAGAAACAATTTCCCGATCGCAAAATACTTCGTATTGACTCCGAAACGATTGCCGACCCGCAACACGAAGCTTACAACTGCATATCGAGATTAAACAAAGTACTGCTGGAATATGACATTGTGCTGGCCTCCCCATCCATCGGCACAGGGGTCAGCATCGACATTTGGGGGCATTTTACCAGTGTTTGGGGATGCTTCCGGGGAGTAGCACCAGAAAATGCCACTCGCCAAGCCTTAGCCCGTGTCCGAGAGGCGATACCGCGTCATCTTTGGGTGGCCAGTCATGGCTTAGGAAAGATTGGCAACGGAGCAATTAACCTCAAATCCCTGTTAGCCTGTGAGCATAAACGCTTTCAAGCTAACTTGAAGCTGCTACAGAATGCTTCATTGATCATTGACGGCGATGAAATCAACATTAACCGCACTGCCTTAAACGTTTTTGGCAAAATGGCTTGTCGGATCAATGCGGGTATGATTCATTACCGTGACACAGTGCTAGAGGAATTAGGCAACGAAGGCCATAACATTGTCGATGTCCATGACAACAAAATTCGCAAAAAGTTAAACAACGAAATCACCGCCCAAACAAATGAAGTTTACAACGGTGAATGTCAGGATATCACTGCTGCCGATACAACTGATATGACTGCTGCCAAATATGAGGCGCTGCAACAACAACGAGCTAAAACCACAACTGAACGCCACATTGAGCGCAAATATAAGCTAGAACAGCGTTACGGTGTGGACGTTACCTCGGAACTCGTCAAAAAAGACGATCAAGGTTATTACCCACAACTGAGACTGCATTTTTACCTTACCTTGGGCAGAGCAAAAGTTGCTGACCGCGATCGCAAACTGGGTGAAAAGATGCTTGCTTGTAAGAGTGCTTGGCTACCAGACTTTAACGGCGGTCAACTGGGTTTGGTAATTCATGCCTTGGAACTGTTCAACATCCCCAATTTCATCGCCGATGACCGCGAATTCCGGGGGACTGATGCCGACCTAGTACAGATGGCTAACAATGCCCTATCTGTGAAGTGGCAAGTCAAAACCGTTTTGGGAATTACCCTTAATGACAATGACAGCCCCATCGTTATCTTACGGCGATTGCTGAAGAAGATAGGGCTGAAATTGAAATACATCTGTCGAGATGGCACGGGCGAACGCCAGCGAGTTTATCGTGTGGTTGACGCTGACGATGGGCGAGATAAAATCTTCAAAAACTGGCTGGCATTAGATACAGCCCAGGCTTAA